The following proteins are co-located in the Parafrankia discariae genome:
- a CDS encoding PIG-L deacetylase family protein, with the protein MTPGPAAGPPTTEVAAAVDPEAAAVVRRLLTAGRAAAGGPAAALSLGPLLGVWAHPDDETYLSGALMATAAQLGARVVCVTATCGELGGPVPPGSPPGLTPGRLRVAELTEALDVLGVSEQVLLGLPDGGCARLAPSAPSVPSGAADVAGPVERIEGVIRELRPAVVVTFGPDGFTGHPDHRAVSAWTTTAFRRAAPDGARLLYAAASTDHRERTRDVDELLDVAMDGADLDGVDGPVVAPGALAVRLNLTGRLLERKVAALRAHASQTTGALAVLGPRRFAGWVAEEAFVDHRG; encoded by the coding sequence GTGACTCCCGGGCCGGCCGCCGGGCCGCCCACGACGGAGGTCGCCGCCGCTGTCGATCCCGAGGCGGCGGCGGTGGTTCGGCGCCTTCTCACCGCGGGCCGTGCCGCGGCGGGAGGCCCGGCGGCGGCCCTGTCCCTCGGACCGCTGCTCGGCGTCTGGGCGCACCCGGACGACGAGACCTACCTGTCCGGGGCGCTGATGGCCACCGCCGCGCAGCTCGGTGCCCGGGTCGTCTGCGTCACCGCCACCTGCGGAGAGCTGGGTGGCCCGGTCCCGCCCGGCTCGCCGCCGGGGCTGACTCCGGGGCGGCTGCGGGTGGCCGAGCTGACCGAGGCGCTGGACGTTCTCGGGGTGAGCGAGCAGGTTCTGCTCGGCCTCCCCGACGGTGGCTGCGCCCGGCTCGCCCCGTCCGCCCCGTCGGTCCCGTCGGGTGCGGCCGACGTCGCCGGCCCGGTGGAGCGGATCGAGGGTGTCATCCGCGAGCTCCGACCGGCGGTCGTGGTGACGTTCGGGCCGGACGGGTTCACCGGCCACCCGGACCACCGCGCCGTTTCGGCCTGGACCACCACCGCGTTCAGACGGGCGGCCCCCGACGGCGCCCGCCTGCTGTACGCGGCCGCGTCCACCGACCACCGCGAGCGGACGAGGGACGTCGACGAGCTCCTCGATGTCGCCATGGACGGCGCGGACCTCGACGGCGTCGACGGCCCGGTCGTCGCGCCCGGCGCGCTCGCGGTCCGGTTGAACCTGACCGGACGGCTGCTGGAACGCAAGGTCGCCGCGCTGCGGGCGCACGCCTCGCAGACCACGGGCGCGTTGGCGGTGCTGGGTCCGCGGCGGTTCGCCGGCTGGGTCGCGGAGGAGGCGTTCGTCGATCACCGCGGCTGA
- a CDS encoding glycoside hydrolase family 15 protein, producing the protein MAHAPTRRGGGSPFPPIAEYGFLSDCETNCLVAPSGNVEWMCVPRPDAPSVFGAVLDRSAGGFRFGPDRTFIPAGRRYLPGTNVLETTWQTPTGWLIVTDCLVVGRWHRTHRRSNTHRRTPGDWDADHVLLRLARCEHGDVDLSLVCEPNFDYGRSPASWKYEGADYSTGIITHESSDGDPAAGVALRLRTDLRLGFDGRRALARTTLREGDTAFVAMTWRAEDPLLPGDYARACAAVDSTTEFWRQWLSRGRFPDHPWRRHLQRSALALKGLTYAPTGALLAAATTSLPETPQGERNWDYRYSWIRDSTFALWGLYTLGLDYEANDFFSFIADVAEHADDIQVMYRVGGEPKIDEEILGHLSGYDGAVPVRVGNEAAQQRQHDVWGAILDSVYLHTRSRDYLSERLWPVLVRLVEAAAAHWREPDRGMWEVRGEPRHFTSSKMFCWVALDRGRRLAQMRGDLRTAGRWDDIADEIHADVLANGVDHRGVFTQYYGSTALDASVLLMPLLGFLPSTDDRVKATVLAIADELTVDGLVLRYRTEETDDGVEGEEGAFLICSFWLVSALVEIGELTRARQLCERLLSLASPLDLYAEEIDPADGRHLGNFPQAFTHLALINAVMYVIRAEDGESYARS; encoded by the coding sequence GTGGCGCACGCACCGACGCGGCGGGGCGGGGGAAGCCCGTTCCCGCCGATCGCCGAGTACGGGTTCCTCTCCGACTGCGAGACGAACTGCCTGGTGGCCCCGAGCGGCAACGTCGAGTGGATGTGCGTGCCGCGCCCGGACGCGCCGAGTGTGTTCGGTGCCGTGCTCGACCGCTCGGCCGGCGGCTTCCGCTTCGGCCCGGACCGGACCTTCATCCCGGCCGGCCGGCGGTACCTGCCCGGCACGAACGTCCTGGAGACGACCTGGCAGACGCCCACGGGGTGGCTGATCGTCACCGACTGCCTGGTCGTCGGCCGCTGGCACCGGACGCACCGGCGGTCCAACACACATCGGCGCACCCCGGGTGACTGGGACGCCGACCACGTGCTGTTGCGGCTGGCCCGCTGCGAGCACGGCGACGTCGACCTCAGCCTCGTCTGCGAGCCGAACTTCGACTACGGCCGCAGCCCGGCGTCCTGGAAGTACGAGGGTGCCGACTACTCGACCGGGATCATCACCCACGAGTCCTCGGACGGCGACCCGGCGGCGGGCGTCGCGCTGCGGCTGCGCACCGATCTGCGGCTCGGGTTCGACGGCCGGCGCGCGCTGGCCCGGACGACGCTGCGGGAAGGCGACACCGCGTTCGTCGCGATGACCTGGCGGGCCGAGGACCCGCTGCTGCCCGGCGACTACGCGAGGGCCTGCGCCGCCGTGGACAGCACCACCGAGTTCTGGCGGCAGTGGCTTTCGCGTGGGCGGTTCCCCGACCACCCGTGGCGCCGGCATCTGCAGCGCAGCGCACTGGCGCTCAAGGGTCTCACCTACGCCCCGACCGGGGCCCTGCTCGCCGCCGCGACCACCTCACTGCCGGAGACACCGCAGGGCGAGCGCAACTGGGACTACCGCTACAGCTGGATCCGGGACTCGACGTTCGCCCTGTGGGGCCTCTACACCCTGGGGCTCGACTACGAGGCGAACGACTTCTTCTCCTTCATCGCGGACGTCGCCGAGCACGCCGACGACATCCAGGTGATGTACCGGGTCGGTGGCGAGCCGAAGATCGACGAGGAGATTCTCGGGCATCTGTCCGGCTACGACGGGGCCGTCCCGGTGCGGGTCGGCAACGAGGCGGCGCAGCAGCGTCAGCATGACGTGTGGGGGGCCATCCTCGACTCGGTCTACCTGCACACCCGGTCGCGGGACTATCTCTCGGAGCGGCTGTGGCCGGTGCTGGTCCGGCTGGTGGAGGCGGCGGCCGCGCACTGGCGGGAGCCCGACCGCGGCATGTGGGAGGTCCGGGGCGAGCCGCGGCACTTCACGTCGTCGAAGATGTTCTGCTGGGTCGCGCTGGACCGGGGGCGCCGCCTCGCGCAGATGCGCGGTGACCTGCGCACCGCGGGCCGCTGGGACGACATCGCCGACGAGATCCACGCGGACGTCCTGGCGAACGGTGTCGACCACCGCGGTGTCTTCACCCAGTACTACGGCTCGACGGCGCTGGACGCCTCGGTGCTGCTGATGCCGCTGCTGGGTTTCCTGCCCTCGACGGACGACCGGGTGAAGGCGACCGTGCTCGCCATCGCCGACGAGCTGACGGTGGACGGCCTGGTGCTGCGCTACCGGACGGAGGAGACCGACGACGGTGTCGAGGGCGAGGAGGGTGCCTTCCTCATCTGTTCGTTCTGGCTCGTCTCCGCGCTGGTGGAGATCGGTGAGCTGAC
- a CDS encoding class I SAM-dependent methyltransferase codes for MTSTTHGTTAHRTSEEAAPGTTAEAAPGTVGAAAAAAGPSAGLDLAEVERFAYKIAQDQAIATVGALGWLGDRLGLWACLAAAGPVTSTELAAATGLAERYLREWLASQFAAGNLRHDPASGRFHLPAEWAAVLADPDSPVASAGGYESLMGFYAAADRLVEAFRTGGGIGWGTHDPRLYSGVDRFFAPLYRASLVREWLPALGGVVERLRAGAKVLDVGCGHGTSTLLMAEAFPASTFHGVDPHPESINAARTAANRAGVADWTTFSVAPVTGGIGDGYDLICFFDSFHHVRDAVAAAVACRRAMAPGGTLMLVEPRAGDSVQENTDVVGLSFYAASTLVCLPDALSQHDHDRDGDGDHGADILAGERGARDALGGMAGPARLGEVLTAAGFGSVRVAAETMVNIVVEARQ; via the coding sequence ATGACGAGCACGACCCACGGGACGACGGCCCACAGGACGAGCGAGGAGGCGGCGCCCGGGACCACCGCCGAGGCCGCCCCCGGGACGGTCGGCGCGGCGGCCGCCGCGGCGGGTCCGTCCGCGGGCCTGGATCTCGCGGAGGTCGAGCGGTTCGCGTACAAGATCGCGCAGGACCAGGCGATCGCCACCGTGGGTGCGCTGGGCTGGCTCGGCGACCGGCTCGGGCTGTGGGCCTGTCTCGCGGCCGCGGGCCCGGTCACCAGCACGGAGCTCGCGGCGGCGACCGGCCTGGCCGAGCGGTACCTGCGCGAGTGGCTCGCGTCCCAGTTCGCCGCGGGCAACCTGCGCCATGACCCGGCGAGCGGGCGGTTCCACCTGCCCGCGGAATGGGCCGCGGTGCTCGCGGACCCGGACTCGCCGGTGGCCTCGGCCGGCGGCTACGAGTCGCTCATGGGCTTCTACGCGGCCGCGGACCGGCTGGTCGAGGCGTTCCGCACCGGCGGCGGCATCGGCTGGGGGACCCACGATCCGCGGCTCTACAGCGGTGTCGACCGGTTCTTCGCCCCGCTCTACCGCGCCAGCCTGGTGCGCGAGTGGCTGCCCGCGCTGGGCGGGGTCGTCGAGCGGCTGCGCGCCGGCGCGAAGGTCCTCGACGTGGGCTGCGGCCACGGCACCTCGACGTTGCTCATGGCGGAGGCGTTCCCGGCGTCCACCTTCCACGGCGTCGACCCGCACCCCGAGTCGATCAACGCCGCGCGGACGGCCGCCAACCGCGCCGGGGTGGCTGACTGGACGACGTTCTCGGTCGCCCCGGTGACGGGCGGCATCGGCGACGGGTACGACCTGATCTGCTTCTTCGACTCCTTCCACCACGTCCGGGACGCGGTGGCGGCCGCGGTGGCCTGCCGCCGGGCGATGGCGCCGGGCGGCACGCTGATGCTGGTCGAGCCGCGCGCGGGGGACAGCGTGCAGGAGAACACCGACGTCGTCGGGTTGAGCTTCTACGCCGCCTCCACCCTGGTGTGCCTGCCGGACGCGCTGTCCCAGCACGACCACGACCGTGACGGCGACGGTGACCACGGCGCCGACATCCTCGCCGGTGAGCGCGGCGCCCGGGACGCGCTCGGCGGCATGGCCGGGCCGGCTCGGCTGGGTGAGGTCCTGACGGCGGCGGGGTTCGGTTCGGTCCGGGTGGCCGCCGAGACGATGGTGAACATCGTCGTCGAGGCCCGACAGTGA